In one window of Acidobacteriota bacterium DNA:
- the proC gene encoding pyrroline-5-carboxylate reductase, whose protein sequence is MKKVAEAVAASAPAARKSRDEIRKLALIGAGKLGEGLLSAMLQSQAVPAGRVECTVAHQPRADYLCAKYGVKAHTDNTQAVKDASLVLIALKPQQVKAFLEEVRKSLSKDVLIVSAAASVTTSMIERELGYPARVIRAMPNTPCLIRQGMTALAGGKHATVHDMEVALNIFSAMGRTVAVDEKHMDAITALSASGPAYVYMIIESLAEAGVKLGVPRDLSTELAAQTLLGSSAMVLHTGEHPAKLKDVVTTPAGCTIDGLMELEEGRLRVTLIKAVVRAAARARQLVESNNT, encoded by the coding sequence ATGAAAAAAGTCGCAGAGGCTGTTGCCGCGTCTGCGCCTGCTGCCAGGAAGTCGCGGGATGAAATCAGGAAGTTGGCGCTCATCGGCGCCGGCAAGCTCGGCGAGGGGCTGCTTTCCGCCATGCTGCAATCGCAGGCGGTTCCCGCAGGCCGCGTGGAATGCACCGTAGCACACCAGCCGCGCGCGGATTATCTTTGCGCCAAGTATGGCGTGAAGGCCCACACCGACAACACCCAGGCGGTGAAGGACGCCAGCCTGGTGCTCATTGCCTTGAAGCCACAACAGGTAAAGGCCTTCCTTGAGGAAGTCCGCAAGTCGCTTTCGAAAGATGTACTGATCGTCTCCGCCGCGGCCTCCGTCACCACATCAATGATTGAGCGTGAACTGGGATATCCGGCGCGCGTGATCCGCGCCATGCCGAACACGCCGTGCCTCATCCGGCAGGGTATGACCGCGCTGGCCGGCGGGAAGCACGCCACGGTACATGACATGGAAGTTGCTCTTAATATTTTTTCCGCTATGGGCCGCACCGTGGCCGTGGACGAAAAACACATGGACGCCATTACGGCGCTCTCGGCCTCAGGCCCTGCTTATGTCTACATGATTATTGAATCGCTGGCCGAGGCCGGAGTGAAACTCGGCGTACCGCGCGACCTGTCTACTGAACTTGCCGCCCAGACGCTTCTGGGGTCCTCCGCCATGGTCCTCCACACGGGGGAGCATCCCGCCAAGCTGAAAGACGTAGTTACCACGCCAGCGGGCTGCACCATCGACGGGTTAATGGAACTGGAAGAAGGCCGGCTACGCGTAACGCTGATCAAAGCCGTAGTCCGCGCCGCCGCACGAGCCCGCCAGCTTGTGGAAAGCAATAACACTTAG
- a CDS encoding phosphoenolpyruvate carboxylase, which yields MDEILRREVRLLTTRLGALIQEQCGRKTFDAVETLRQLSKRLRQTSDPELLASSDREVRSLPLDRAADVAHAFSLFFHLVNLCEERQRVRRLRHYDSGDVGAPMSLRASFNRMEKQNIPVDAFARLLRSMRIEPVLTAHPTEAKRRSVFNHVLRIGQSLEALGGSEEHSIEKSVDPWIEALWLTEETRERPMTPELEVENSLVFLERTIYDLAGIFWERFVQEMGRYAPRLRDERPCIRFGSWVGTDRDGNPNVTAETSLNAAERLRHSILDYYRRRLDDFLSVISYPCSRPALERKVRKEIDRDMKRFPATRVFEGVDQPLECYRRKIRIMRWRLERTIDRARGAYADVSEFERDVELIERALVEHPSPRVARLEPGRLHTAVQVFGFHSVSLDFRQHSSHVRLAAEEILRSAGLPSAPGEARIQSIHTLLGKLPRRVKLSDAARHTIEEFETLRQIQSHNGEEASHRYILSMTSSAADIWDVVLLGWQAGLVKPQGDGRLQSTFDAIPLFETVDDLEAGPGILEQLLKDRHYRRLLRSRGNFQEVMLGYSDSVKDGGYFAANWALFRAQKRLCEVAKKHNIRLGLFHGKGGTIGRGGGQSHRSIQAHPYAAPGGRMRITEQGEVISLKYANLEIAERNLEQLVTSVLDTHMLAPKHLPYENQAASWEEYAQEIASASCDFYRNLVYETPGFVEFFREATPIDLIENLRLGSRPSRRSNTHDLSQLRAIPWTFAWTQSRHFIPAWYGLGHGLEKFLAGHLPDGLDLLRQMYRHWPFFAVIIDNAEASLAKTDLYIARRYEALCHPADLRQQISSRIEEEYQRTVRCVLEITESKQLLERQPVLEESIRLRNPYVDPLNFLQIRFLEKWRREPRPSPELVRLLQITVGGIAFGMKSTG from the coding sequence ATGGATGAAATTCTTCGCCGGGAAGTTCGCCTGCTGACCACACGGTTGGGGGCGTTGATACAGGAGCAGTGCGGCCGCAAGACTTTTGACGCGGTCGAAACTCTCCGCCAGCTCTCCAAGCGCCTTCGCCAGACCTCCGACCCTGAACTGCTGGCCTCCAGCGACCGCGAAGTACGCAGCCTGCCGCTCGATCGTGCCGCGGACGTGGCGCATGCCTTCAGCCTTTTCTTTCACCTGGTCAATCTATGCGAAGAGCGGCAGCGCGTCCGCCGCCTCCGCCACTACGACTCGGGGGATGTTGGCGCGCCAATGTCGTTGCGCGCCTCATTCAATCGGATGGAAAAGCAGAATATTCCGGTTGACGCTTTCGCCCGGCTGCTGCGGTCCATGCGGATTGAGCCGGTGCTGACCGCGCATCCCACCGAAGCCAAGCGCCGCAGCGTGTTCAATCATGTGTTGCGCATCGGCCAATCCCTTGAGGCGCTGGGCGGGTCAGAGGAGCACTCGATCGAAAAATCCGTTGACCCATGGATCGAGGCGCTTTGGCTGACGGAGGAAACCCGCGAACGCCCCATGACCCCGGAGCTGGAAGTCGAAAACTCACTGGTATTTCTCGAGCGGACGATCTATGACCTGGCAGGCATTTTCTGGGAGCGTTTTGTGCAGGAGATGGGCCGGTATGCGCCGCGCCTGAGGGATGAGCGACCTTGCATCCGGTTCGGTTCCTGGGTGGGAACGGACCGTGACGGGAATCCCAACGTGACGGCAGAAACGAGCCTGAACGCCGCAGAACGCCTTCGCCACAGCATCCTGGATTACTATCGTCGCAGGCTGGACGATTTCCTCAGCGTGATTTCTTATCCCTGCTCGCGGCCGGCGCTCGAACGGAAGGTGCGTAAGGAAATCGACCGCGACATGAAGCGCTTTCCGGCCACGCGCGTCTTTGAAGGCGTTGACCAGCCCCTCGAGTGTTATCGTCGCAAGATCCGCATCATGAGGTGGAGGTTGGAACGAACGATCGACCGCGCACGTGGGGCTTATGCCGACGTGAGTGAATTTGAGCGCGATGTTGAACTGATCGAGCGCGCGCTGGTGGAGCATCCCAGCCCGCGTGTGGCCCGCCTGGAGCCTGGACGCCTGCACACCGCCGTGCAGGTTTTTGGTTTCCACTCCGTCAGCCTGGATTTCCGGCAGCACTCTTCGCACGTGCGGTTGGCGGCTGAAGAGATCCTTCGTTCAGCGGGCCTGCCGTCGGCGCCCGGCGAGGCGCGCATTCAGTCCATTCACACACTGCTCGGTAAACTACCCCGCCGGGTAAAGCTTTCGGATGCCGCCCGGCACACCATTGAAGAGTTTGAAACACTTCGGCAGATCCAGTCTCACAACGGCGAAGAGGCTTCGCACCGGTACATCCTCAGTATGACCAGCAGCGCCGCCGATATCTGGGACGTTGTGCTGCTGGGCTGGCAGGCTGGGCTGGTCAAGCCGCAAGGCGATGGCAGGCTTCAATCAACCTTTGATGCAATCCCGCTTTTTGAAACCGTAGACGACCTGGAAGCCGGGCCCGGCATCCTGGAACAGCTCTTGAAAGACCGTCATTACCGCCGCCTGCTGCGCTCTCGCGGCAACTTCCAGGAAGTCATGCTGGGCTATTCCGATTCGGTTAAAGACGGCGGATACTTCGCGGCGAACTGGGCGCTGTTCCGTGCGCAGAAGCGGCTGTGTGAAGTGGCGAAAAAGCATAATATCCGCCTTGGCCTGTTCCACGGCAAAGGCGGGACCATCGGCCGTGGCGGGGGGCAATCGCACCGCAGCATCCAGGCGCACCCTTACGCGGCGCCCGGCGGCCGCATGCGCATCACCGAACAGGGTGAAGTGATTTCACTGAAATATGCCAACCTGGAGATCGCTGAGCGGAACCTGGAGCAACTGGTTACTTCCGTGCTGGACACTCACATGCTGGCACCGAAGCATCTGCCGTATGAGAATCAGGCGGCCTCCTGGGAAGAATACGCGCAGGAGATTGCATCTGCCAGCTGTGACTTCTACCGCAACCTTGTTTATGAAACCCCGGGCTTTGTTGAATTCTTCCGCGAGGCCACACCCATTGACCTTATCGAAAACCTCCGCCTGGGATCGCGGCCCAGCCGTCGCTCCAACACGCACGACCTCAGCCAGCTTCGTGCCATACCGTGGACGTTTGCGTGGACGCAGTCGAGACATTTCATCCCGGCGTGGTATGGCCTTGGGCACGGGCTGGAGAAGTTTCTGGCCGGCCACCTTCCCGACGGCCTCGACCTGCTGCGGCAGATGTACCGACACTGGCCCTTTTTCGCGGTCATTATTGACAACGCGGAGGCTTCGCTCGCCAAGACCGACCTCTACATCGCGCGCCGCTATGAAGCTCTGTGCCACCCGGCAGATCTGCGGCAGCAGATTTCGAGCCGCATCGAGGAGGAGTACCAGCGCACGGTACGGTGCGTGCTCGAGATTACAGAGTCGAAACAGCTTTTGGAACGCCAGCCGGTGCTCGAGGAGTCCATCCGCCTGCGCAACCCGTACGTGGACCCGCTCAACTTCCTCCAAATCCGCTTCCTTGAAAAATGGCGCCGCGAACCTCGGCCCTCGCCGGAGCTTGTGCGCCTGCTCCAGATCACCGTGGGCGGCATCGCCTTCGGTATGAAGAGCACGGGGTAA
- a CDS encoding LysR family transcriptional regulator encodes MVCDPRVHRAMDYDQLASFIQVAKLQSFSRAAEKIYRTQPAISAQVRLLEQECGEKLFDRSGKKVQLTPAGEILLRYAEQLLALQKEALQAIAELNLTPRGKLYLGANEATCLYLLPQTFAHFRQLYPLVQISIYRNFSHKILQKVQEGAVDLGIVTLPQNANNIEVIPVFRDEVQVVVPKEHPLAKNKSVTIEEVAQHPLILPKTGHTRVVIDRLLRDFRDHLQISMELASVETQKKFVSAGLGISLINRAYVEPEVAAGVLRLIPLEGQKLYRELGLIYRRDRYLSLPAKVFLQAVQDAAKAAQPKAAITMKSKTR; translated from the coding sequence ATGGTTTGTGACCCCCGTGTGCATAGAGCCATGGATTACGACCAGTTAGCGAGTTTCATTCAGGTCGCCAAATTGCAGAGCTTTTCCCGGGCGGCGGAGAAGATCTACCGCACACAGCCAGCGATCAGCGCCCAAGTGCGTTTACTCGAGCAGGAGTGCGGGGAAAAGCTTTTTGACCGCAGCGGCAAGAAAGTGCAGCTGACGCCCGCGGGTGAAATCCTGCTGCGCTATGCGGAGCAGCTCCTGGCCTTGCAGAAAGAGGCGCTCCAGGCGATTGCAGAACTTAACCTGACACCACGCGGCAAACTTTACCTCGGGGCCAATGAGGCCACCTGCCTTTACCTCCTGCCCCAGACCTTCGCGCATTTCCGGCAGCTTTATCCGCTGGTGCAGATCAGCATCTATCGCAACTTCAGCCACAAAATTTTGCAGAAGGTGCAGGAAGGCGCCGTCGATCTGGGCATCGTGACGCTGCCCCAGAATGCGAACAATATTGAGGTGATTCCGGTGTTCCGTGATGAGGTCCAGGTGGTCGTTCCCAAGGAGCATCCGCTAGCCAAGAATAAGAGTGTGACGATAGAAGAAGTGGCCCAACATCCCCTGATTCTCCCCAAGACCGGCCACACACGCGTGGTCATTGACCGCCTGCTGCGCGACTTTCGTGACCATCTTCAGATTTCGATGGAGCTGGCGAGTGTCGAGACGCAGAAAAAATTTGTCAGCGCGGGCCTGGGCATTTCATTGATCAACCGGGCTTATGTGGAGCCGGAAGTGGCCGCTGGTGTGCTTAGGCTGATTCCGCTGGAAGGCCAGAAGCTGTATCGGGAGCTTGGTTTGATTTATCGCCGTGACCGGTACCTGTCATTGCCGGCCAAGGTGTTTTTACAAGCCGTGCAGGATGCCGCCAAAGCCGCGCAACCCAAAGCTGCCATCACGATGAAATCGAAGACTCGCTAA
- the thrC gene encoding threonine synthase yields the protein MAVTYLQCIEEACARRQDPRKKMHQCAWCGGLLEVKYEFGISDPAALRSTWHQRRLSGEPIDRSGVWRFRELLPFIGQDDRVISLSEGSTPLVGTRRAGWWAGPVHLTIKHQGINPTGSFKDLGMTACMTRAASLGVRMVACASTGNTSSSMAAYAGRAGMKAVLFVPYRQISAAKLAQALDFGAVVIEIGDTFDEAFQLLRQVATEMDFYLVNSINPFRIEGQKTIVAEMMEQRAWRPPDYIVVPGGNLGNASAIGKGLRELKEMGFIEKVPKVVVIQAAGAAPFFRTLQAGSQDLIPVEKPDTEATAIRIGRPANWKKARRVLEWTGGFCESVTDEEIFQGKAALAEDGVGCEPASAATVAGIRKLVRAGKIERHADIIAVLTGHQLKDTDYVIRHRSAAEQSRQRLRVDANMDALRKALESVLIVPA from the coding sequence ATGGCTGTTACATACTTGCAATGTATCGAAGAAGCCTGTGCCCGCAGGCAGGATCCCAGGAAAAAGATGCATCAGTGCGCCTGGTGCGGCGGCCTGCTCGAAGTCAAGTACGAATTTGGCATTTCGGATCCCGCAGCCCTGCGATCGACCTGGCACCAGAGGCGGCTGAGTGGCGAGCCCATCGACCGCAGCGGCGTCTGGCGCTTCCGTGAGCTGTTGCCCTTCATCGGACAGGACGACCGTGTCATTTCGCTTTCAGAGGGTTCAACGCCTCTGGTGGGGACGCGGCGCGCCGGCTGGTGGGCCGGGCCTGTGCACCTCACTATTAAGCATCAGGGCATTAATCCGACCGGATCGTTCAAAGACCTGGGCATGACCGCCTGCATGACGCGGGCCGCTTCGCTGGGCGTCCGAATGGTCGCTTGCGCGTCGACTGGAAACACATCTTCTTCGATGGCGGCCTATGCGGGCCGCGCGGGAATGAAGGCCGTACTTTTTGTTCCTTACCGCCAGATCTCCGCCGCCAAGCTGGCACAAGCCCTGGATTTCGGGGCCGTCGTCATTGAAATTGGCGACACCTTTGATGAAGCTTTCCAGTTGTTGCGCCAGGTCGCTACGGAAATGGACTTCTATCTGGTGAATTCCATCAACCCTTTCCGCATTGAGGGTCAGAAGACCATTGTGGCCGAGATGATGGAACAGCGCGCGTGGCGGCCCCCAGACTACATCGTGGTGCCTGGTGGAAACCTCGGGAACGCCTCGGCCATCGGCAAAGGGCTGCGGGAACTAAAAGAGATGGGGTTTATCGAGAAGGTCCCGAAGGTTGTAGTGATCCAGGCCGCCGGCGCGGCACCGTTCTTCCGCACTCTGCAGGCTGGATCTCAAGACCTAATTCCGGTGGAGAAGCCTGACACTGAAGCGACGGCCATTCGCATTGGCCGGCCTGCAAACTGGAAGAAGGCCCGCCGCGTGCTGGAGTGGACCGGAGGCTTCTGCGAGTCTGTGACGGACGAGGAGATCTTTCAAGGCAAAGCCGCGCTTGCCGAAGATGGCGTGGGATGCGAGCCCGCTTCCGCCGCCACAGTTGCCGGCATCCGCAAGCTGGTGCGCGCCGGAAAGATTGAGCGCCACGCAGACATCATAGCCGTCCTGACCGGCCATCAACTGAAAGACACGGATTATGTAATTCGCCACCGCTCGGCGGCAGAGCAATCCCGCCAGCGGCTGCGCGTGGATGCCAACATGGACGCTTTACGAAAGGCGCTGGAGAGCGTGCTGATTGTTCCCGCATAA
- the ilvC gene encoding ketol-acid reductoisomerase has product MAKAYYEKDGDVKNLAGKTVAVIGYGSQGHAHALNLRDSGLKVIVGLPAKSQSRAKAQAQKLEVYDPAEAAKRGDLIAMLVPDPPMAKLYKEAIEPNLAAGKTLLFAHGFNIHYKFVQPPKNVDVIMIAPKCPGHRLRELFTEGIGVPALLAVEQDPSGKAEQTALAYAKGLGSLKAGVIRTTFKEETETDLFGEQTVLCGGVSELINSGFETLVKAGYQPEIAYFECLHELKLIVDLIYQGGIKYMRYSVSDTAEYGDYTRGPRVIDDHVRESMKKVLEEIQNGKFAKEWMDENEAGRQKFMAMRGEASARLIEKVGSELRKMMPWIQTAREEATAAQAQART; this is encoded by the coding sequence ATGGCTAAAGCCTATTATGAAAAGGACGGCGACGTAAAAAATCTGGCGGGTAAAACCGTTGCGGTGATCGGCTACGGCAGCCAGGGTCACGCTCACGCGCTGAATTTGCGAGACAGCGGGCTGAAAGTGATTGTGGGCCTGCCGGCTAAGAGCCAATCGCGGGCTAAGGCCCAGGCACAGAAACTGGAAGTTTACGATCCGGCGGAGGCGGCCAAACGCGGCGACCTCATCGCCATGCTGGTTCCCGATCCTCCCATGGCGAAGCTTTATAAGGAAGCGATTGAGCCCAACCTGGCCGCTGGCAAGACACTACTGTTTGCTCATGGATTCAATATCCACTACAAGTTTGTCCAGCCTCCGAAGAACGTGGATGTCATCATGATCGCTCCCAAATGCCCCGGCCACCGGCTGCGCGAACTCTTCACGGAAGGTATTGGAGTTCCGGCGCTGCTTGCCGTTGAACAGGACCCCTCCGGGAAAGCCGAACAGACGGCTTTGGCCTATGCCAAGGGACTCGGAAGCCTCAAGGCGGGCGTTATCCGCACCACCTTTAAAGAAGAAACCGAAACCGATCTTTTCGGCGAGCAGACCGTTCTTTGCGGCGGCGTTTCGGAGCTGATCAACTCCGGTTTCGAAACGCTGGTTAAAGCTGGATACCAGCCGGAAATCGCCTACTTCGAGTGCCTGCACGAGCTGAAGCTTATCGTTGACCTGATCTACCAGGGCGGCATCAAGTACATGCGCTACTCCGTGAGCGACACGGCGGAGTACGGCGATTACACGCGCGGCCCGCGGGTAATTGATGACCACGTCCGCGAATCAATGAAGAAAGTCCTGGAAGAGATTCAGAACGGCAAATTTGCCAAGGAGTGGATGGACGAAAACGAGGCGGGCCGGCAAAAGTTCATGGCCATGCGCGGAGAAGCTTCAGCACGCCTGATTGAAAAGGTGGGAAGCGAGCTGCGCAAGATGATGCCGTGGATCCAGACCGCCAGGGAAGAAGCCACGGCCGCCCAGGCACAGGCCAGGACGTAA
- a CDS encoding aspartate kinase yields the protein MIVMKFGGTSVGSPERMQGVAEILEGYSRHSDVVAVVSAMGGATNMLIRAATQASQGQEEPWKGSRHELAHRHREVADRSLSAAEQASVLPRLAEQVKHFEDLCSGFTLLREITPRGMDTLSSLGEVMSATLVSAILRSRGLKSEAVDAMECIVTDDNFGNASPLFEETAAKTQEKLGPLLKSGILPVVTGFRAATKEGVCTTLGRGGSDFSATILGAALHADEVWIWTDVDGVMTADPRLVPEARILPEISYREAIELSYFGAKVLHPKTILPVMQKKIPVWIKNSFNPSCPGTCIVPAAKNGQVGIKAITSVKEAVLITLSGRNTVTFPQLAARVFNCLYLEGVSTLMVTQSSADNVLCFAIHQADLPRVKSQLEKAFELEMLHDYVGLLDVMPKVAIVVTVGEKMKGTPGISGRAFGALGRKGINVIAIAQGSSELSISFAIKSSDIKEAVKAIHEEFQL from the coding sequence CTGATTGTCATGAAATTCGGCGGCACTTCCGTCGGCAGCCCGGAACGCATGCAGGGGGTGGCGGAGATTCTGGAAGGGTACTCCAGGCACTCCGATGTGGTTGCTGTGGTGTCCGCGATGGGCGGGGCCACCAACATGCTGATTCGCGCCGCCACTCAGGCCAGCCAGGGGCAGGAGGAGCCCTGGAAAGGTTCGCGACATGAGCTTGCGCACCGCCATCGCGAGGTGGCAGACCGGTCGCTTTCCGCAGCCGAGCAGGCGAGCGTGCTCCCCCGGCTGGCTGAACAGGTGAAACATTTTGAGGACCTTTGCTCGGGATTCACGTTGCTTCGCGAAATCACGCCTCGCGGCATGGACACCCTTTCGAGCCTGGGTGAAGTGATGTCGGCCACGCTGGTGTCTGCAATCCTGCGGTCGCGGGGGTTGAAGTCCGAGGCCGTGGACGCCATGGAGTGCATCGTTACCGATGACAATTTCGGCAATGCCAGTCCGCTGTTTGAGGAGACTGCCGCCAAGACGCAGGAGAAGCTTGGGCCTCTGCTGAAAAGCGGCATCCTTCCCGTCGTTACAGGTTTCCGCGCGGCTACCAAGGAAGGCGTTTGCACTACACTTGGCCGCGGTGGCTCTGATTTCAGCGCCACCATCCTTGGCGCGGCGCTGCATGCTGATGAGGTCTGGATATGGACGGACGTGGATGGTGTGATGACGGCCGATCCGCGCCTTGTGCCGGAGGCGCGCATTCTTCCTGAAATTTCCTACCGGGAAGCGATAGAACTCTCATACTTCGGCGCCAAGGTGCTTCACCCCAAAACGATTCTGCCGGTGATGCAGAAGAAAATTCCTGTCTGGATCAAGAATAGTTTTAACCCGTCGTGCCCGGGAACCTGCATTGTGCCGGCCGCGAAGAATGGCCAGGTTGGCATCAAGGCGATAACCTCCGTGAAAGAGGCCGTATTGATCACCCTGAGCGGCAGGAACACCGTTACCTTCCCTCAGCTTGCCGCCCGCGTGTTTAATTGTCTTTACCTGGAAGGCGTCTCTACGTTGATGGTCACACAATCCTCGGCGGACAATGTGCTGTGTTTTGCCATTCACCAGGCGGACCTGCCGCGAGTGAAGTCGCAACTCGAGAAAGCCTTTGAGCTTGAAATGCTTCACGATTACGTGGGCCTCCTCGATGTGATGCCCAAGGTGGCCATTGTGGTGACGGTGGGCGAAAAGATGAAAGGCACGCCGGGTATTTCCGGACGCGCCTTCGGTGCGCTCGGCCGGAAGGGGATCAACGTTATTGCGATCGCCCAAGGCTCTTCGGAGCTGAGCATTTCATTCGCAATCAAGTCCTCTGACATTAAGGAGGCCGTCAAGGCGATCCACGAGGAATTTCAGCTTTAG
- a CDS encoding sigma-54-dependent Fis family transcriptional regulator yields the protein MATILIVEDEPKMLRLLELNLADDGYAIRTATTAENGLKVLASDRIDLVLSDVKLPGMSGLEFLQAVKRANASIPVVMMTAYGTVETAVEAMKDGASDFVLKPFSIEEIKLIVRKELEVRRLQEENRQLKEALGHRYQFDNIVANSPGMQEILAAVEQVAPTNATVLLGGESGVGKDMIARAIHQHSRRVNGPFIKINCTAIPENLLESELFGYEKGAFTGAIAAKPGKFELADKGTIFLDEIGDMPGSLQVKLLRVLQEREFERLGATKTIKVDVRVVAATNQDLRAALEQGTFREDLYYRLNVVPISIPPLREHKEDIPYLVDHFIKRFSESSGKTIEGITPEAMKLLVDFHWPGNVRELENIIERALVMTTGPRVGVGDIRLDIARPSGSRPGLDAPAVAANGSVVPLLPEGLTLEQFEDKLIQEALQRAGGNKSQAARLLGLSRNALRYRLSKIGVPDQQES from the coding sequence ATGGCAACCATCCTGATTGTCGAAGACGAACCCAAAATGCTCAGGTTGCTGGAGCTGAACCTGGCCGACGATGGCTATGCAATCCGCACCGCCACAACCGCCGAGAATGGTCTGAAGGTCCTGGCGAGCGACAGGATTGACCTGGTGCTGAGCGACGTGAAGTTGCCTGGAATGAGCGGGCTGGAATTTCTACAGGCGGTGAAGCGCGCAAATGCTTCAATTCCCGTGGTGATGATGACCGCTTACGGCACGGTTGAAACTGCCGTGGAAGCAATGAAAGACGGCGCCAGCGATTTTGTGCTGAAGCCGTTTTCTATTGAAGAAATCAAGCTGATCGTCCGCAAAGAACTTGAGGTGAGGCGGCTGCAGGAAGAAAACCGCCAGCTTAAGGAGGCGCTCGGCCATCGATACCAGTTTGACAACATCGTAGCCAATAGCCCTGGCATGCAGGAGATCCTGGCTGCAGTAGAACAGGTGGCGCCTACCAACGCAACGGTCCTGCTGGGCGGTGAAAGCGGGGTTGGAAAAGACATGATCGCCCGCGCCATTCACCAGCATTCGCGCCGCGTGAACGGACCGTTCATCAAGATCAACTGCACGGCCATTCCGGAAAATCTGCTGGAAAGTGAACTTTTCGGCTACGAGAAAGGCGCCTTCACCGGCGCCATCGCCGCAAAGCCCGGCAAGTTCGAGCTGGCCGACAAAGGCACCATCTTCCTCGACGAAATCGGCGACATGCCAGGTAGCCTGCAGGTCAAGTTGTTGCGTGTGCTGCAGGAGCGCGAATTTGAGCGGCTGGGCGCCACCAAAACCATTAAAGTGGACGTTCGCGTGGTAGCCGCCACCAATCAGGACCTCCGGGCCGCGCTTGAACAGGGGACGTTTCGCGAGGACCTTTATTACAGACTTAACGTCGTGCCCATTTCGATACCGCCGTTACGCGAGCATAAGGAAGACATTCCGTATCTCGTTGATCACTTCATCAAGCGCTTCTCGGAAAGCTCCGGCAAGACGATTGAAGGCATCACGCCCGAAGCAATGAAATTGCTTGTGGATTTCCATTGGCCCGGAAACGTTCGCGAGCTGGAGAACATCATTGAGCGCGCCCTCGTGATGACTACAGGGCCGAGGGTCGGCGTAGGAGACATTCGGCTCGATATTGCCAGGCCATCGGGAAGCCGCCCCGGCCTCGACGCGCCCGCCGTGGCTGCGAACGGCTCCGTAGTGCCATTGCTTCCGGAAGGACTGACACTCGAGCAGTTCGAAGACAAGCTGATCCAGGAAGCGTTGCAGCGGGCCGGCGGCAACAAGAGCCAGGCAGCTCGCCTTCTCGGGCTTTCGCGCAACGCGCTGCGTTATCGATTGTCCAAAATCGGCGTGCCGGACCAGCAGGAATCATGA
- a CDS encoding PAS domain-containing sensor histidine kinase → MPEERGIKFAWMDVLLLVFLASLAVLNPVSEIHAQLVLLSIGIFQVFERSFIGWAGRRGETYSILIKIGLATLLISHTGGVQPSINSSYYLIYYIPVVTAAMYSGPWGTLGWTALTSVAYCSFLIPALQEYTLTPSGAKELAIRILFFFLAAMLVNRFVMESRLQAERYRQVAEQLRETNKQLEQAQAEARRSERLAALGQLTAGLAHEIRNPLGVIKGSAETLGRKLPMEDPVARELAGYISSEVNRLNSLVSRFLSFAKPLELKKRPEDISQIVEHALKAAQEHWPSSRVAVERAYSPEIPAVPVDAELTEQVFKNLIFNAYEAMESAGGKLRVEVSKEFSDGRRGVEVAFSDTGPGVPPELREQIFNPFFTTKSNGVGLGLSIVSKIVDDHSGWIRVEPCSGSGACFRVFLPAE, encoded by the coding sequence ATGCCTGAAGAACGCGGGATAAAATTTGCGTGGATGGATGTGCTGCTGCTGGTGTTCCTGGCCAGCCTGGCAGTGCTCAATCCGGTTTCTGAGATTCACGCCCAGCTTGTTCTACTGTCTATCGGAATCTTTCAGGTATTTGAGCGCAGCTTCATCGGCTGGGCAGGAAGGCGCGGGGAGACATACAGCATCCTGATCAAGATCGGGTTGGCGACATTGCTCATCTCCCACACGGGCGGCGTCCAACCGAGCATCAACTCGAGCTATTATCTGATCTACTACATTCCCGTTGTGACTGCCGCCATGTATTCCGGGCCGTGGGGGACACTGGGCTGGACCGCCCTGACGTCCGTCGCCTACTGCTCCTTTCTCATCCCTGCGTTGCAGGAGTACACGCTGACGCCAAGCGGCGCCAAAGAACTTGCTATCCGCATCCTCTTTTTCTTTCTGGCCGCGATGCTGGTGAACCGCTTTGTGATGGAAAGCCGGTTGCAGGCTGAGCGCTATCGGCAAGTGGCCGAGCAACTGAGGGAGACCAACAAGCAGCTGGAACAGGCGCAGGCGGAAGCGCGCCGGTCGGAGCGGCTGGCAGCGCTGGGGCAGTTGACTGCAGGGCTTGCCCATGAAATTCGCAATCCGCTGGGCGTCATCAAAGGATCTGCTGAAACGCTTGGTCGGAAACTCCCCATGGAAGATCCCGTGGCCAGAGAGCTGGCCGGATACATTTCAAGCGAAGTGAACAGGCTGAATTCCCTGGTCAGCCGTTTTCTGAGTTTTGCTAAACCGCTGGAGCTTAAGAAGCGGCCTGAAGACATTTCACAGATTGTGGAGCACGCGCTCAAAGCCGCCCAGGAGCATTGGCCAAGTTCCAGAGTGGCGGTGGAGCGCGCCTACTCGCCGGAGATCCCAGCCGTGCCGGTGGATGCTGAGCTCACCGAGCAGGTCTTCAAGAACCTCATTTTCAATGCCTACGAAGCCATGGAGTCTGCGGGCGGAAAGCTCCGCGTTGAAGTTTCAAAGGAATTCAGCGATGGCCGGCGCGGCGTGGAAGTCGCCTTTTCCGACACCGGCCCCGGAGTGCCGCCGGAATTGCGCGAGCAGATTTTCAATCCCTTCTTCACCACCAAGAGCAACGGAGTGGGGCTGGGACTTTCGATAGTTTCAAAAATCGTAGACGACCACAGCGGCTGGATTCGCGTGGAACCGTGTTCGGGAAGCGGAGCTTGTTTCCGTGTGTTTCTCCCGGCAGAATAA